One Beggiatoa leptomitoformis DNA segment encodes these proteins:
- a CDS encoding transcriptional regulator, whose protein sequence is MVKKIKVTPFPMPYEKVTAQTIGEIVRAQRTRLGLKQVELAAIANLNIKTINSLENNNGSTLENTLHVLNGLGIKLTFEGLLDD, encoded by the coding sequence ATGGTCAAAAAAATCAAAGTAACCCCTTTTCCAATGCCTTATGAAAAAGTAACTGCGCAAACAATCGGCGAAATCGTGCGAGCGCAGCGGACAAGATTAGGTCTTAAACAAGTTGAATTAGCTGCGATAGCCAATCTTAATATAAAAACAATCAATAGCTTAGAAAATAATAACGGCTCAACCTTAGAAAACACATTACATGTTTTAAATGGATTGGGCATAAAACTTACGTTTGAAGGTCTTTTAGATGATTGA
- the katG gene encoding catalase/peroxidase HPI — MFKKTLVFTACAIALNIFTPTTSFAAATMAHDNQFWWPQKLDLAPLRAHDARSNPYGHDFNYAEAFSHVDLKALKADIEKVLKTSQDWWPADWGHYGGLMIRMAWHSAGTYRIHDGRGGADGGQQRFEPLNSWPDNVSLDKARRLLWPVKQKYGRSVSWADLIILAGNVSLESMGFKTLGFAGGRVDDWEADHVYWGAETKMLDNKERYKDGQLEKPLAAVQMGLIYVNPEGPNGSGDPLAAAKDMRESFGRMAMNDEEIVALVAGGHTLGKAHGAKPVDCLGAEPTAAAVEEQGLGWKNKCGKGNAEDTLTSGLEGAWSTTPTAWSILFLDNLFRFDWEKVKSPAGATQWKPIDKAAQALVPDAHIKDKRLPPMMFTTDIALKEDPEFRKIAEHFWKNPKEFDKAFAKAWFKLTHRDLGPRTRYLGNEIPQEVFIWQDPVPAVDYQLIEATDIANLKTAILKTGLTIPELVRTAWASASTFRGSDMRGGANGARVRLAPQKDWTANNPTELTKVLTTLEKVQTDFNSTLTNGKTVSLADIIVLGGAVAIEEAAKQAGYTVNVPFTQGRTDATAEMTDVHSFAVLEPTADAFRNYYSDKSYASPTEMLVEKADFLTLTIPEMTVLIGGMRALNANVGQSQYGVLTTKPGTLNNDFFVNLLDMSTKWQKSAEISGGYEGLDRASGKQKWTATSVDLIFGSNSELRAVAEAYAADDSKEKFVNDFVAAWTKVMNLDHF, encoded by the coding sequence ATGTTTAAAAAAACACTCGTGTTTACCGCTTGTGCGATAGCACTCAATATCTTTACTCCCACTACTTCCTTCGCAGCCGCCACAATGGCACACGATAATCAATTCTGGTGGCCGCAAAAGCTAGACTTAGCACCGTTACGCGCTCACGATGCACGTTCTAATCCGTATGGTCATGATTTTAATTATGCTGAGGCATTCAGCCATGTCGACCTTAAAGCCTTAAAAGCAGATATTGAAAAAGTTTTAAAGACCTCACAAGATTGGTGGCCAGCAGATTGGGGACACTATGGCGGTTTGATGATTCGCATGGCGTGGCACAGTGCAGGCACTTATCGCATTCATGACGGTCGCGGTGGAGCTGATGGCGGTCAACAACGCTTCGAACCACTCAATAGCTGGCCTGATAATGTCAGTTTAGACAAAGCACGTCGCCTACTATGGCCTGTTAAACAAAAATATGGGCGCAGTGTCTCTTGGGCAGACCTGATTATTTTAGCGGGCAATGTTTCGCTGGAATCTATGGGCTTTAAAACCCTAGGTTTTGCAGGCGGTCGTGTTGATGACTGGGAAGCTGACCATGTTTATTGGGGGGCTGAAACCAAGATGCTGGACAACAAAGAACGTTACAAAGATGGACAATTAGAAAAACCCTTAGCAGCCGTACAAATGGGCTTAATTTATGTCAATCCTGAAGGGCCTAATGGCAGTGGTGATCCACTTGCCGCCGCAAAAGATATGCGCGAATCCTTTGGACGTATGGCAATGAATGATGAAGAAATTGTTGCCTTAGTCGCGGGTGGGCATACATTAGGTAAAGCACATGGAGCTAAACCTGTTGATTGTCTAGGTGCAGAACCCACCGCCGCCGCCGTTGAAGAACAAGGATTGGGCTGGAAAAACAAATGTGGCAAAGGCAATGCAGAAGATACATTGACCAGTGGACTAGAAGGAGCTTGGAGTACAACACCAACCGCTTGGTCGATTCTCTTTTTAGACAATTTATTCCGTTTTGACTGGGAAAAAGTAAAGAGTCCTGCGGGGGCTACACAGTGGAAACCCATTGATAAAGCAGCACAAGCCTTAGTTCCTGATGCACATATTAAAGACAAACGTCTTCCGCCAATGATGTTCACCACCGATATAGCTTTGAAAGAAGACCCTGAATTTCGCAAAATTGCCGAACATTTTTGGAAAAATCCAAAAGAGTTCGACAAAGCCTTTGCTAAAGCGTGGTTTAAATTAACACATCGTGATTTAGGGCCGCGCACCCGCTACTTAGGCAATGAAATTCCTCAAGAAGTATTTATCTGGCAAGACCCTGTTCCAGCCGTCGACTATCAACTAATTGAAGCCACAGATATTGCTAACCTAAAAACAGCAATTCTCAAGACAGGTTTAACCATTCCTGAATTAGTTAGAACTGCTTGGGCATCAGCTTCTACTTTTCGCGGTTCTGATATGCGTGGCGGTGCAAACGGTGCGCGAGTACGTTTAGCACCACAAAAAGATTGGACGGCTAACAATCCCACAGAACTGACAAAGGTATTAACCACGCTTGAAAAAGTGCAAACGGATTTTAATAGCACCCTCACAAATGGTAAAACAGTTTCTTTAGCCGATATTATTGTCTTAGGTGGTGCGGTTGCCATTGAAGAAGCGGCTAAACAAGCGGGTTATACGGTTAATGTTCCTTTTACACAGGGGCGTACTGACGCGACGGCAGAAATGACCGATGTTCATTCCTTTGCTGTGCTTGAACCAACTGCCGATGCTTTCCGCAATTACTACAGCGATAAAAGCTATGCCTCTCCTACCGAAATGTTAGTGGAAAAGGCAGATTTTTTAACCCTGACTATTCCAGAAATGACTGTATTAATAGGCGGTATGCGCGCACTTAACGCCAACGTTGGACAAAGTCAATATGGCGTACTAACGACAAAACCGGGTACTTTAAATAATGACTTCTTTGTCAATCTGCTCGATATGTCCACAAAATGGCAAAAATCTGCTGAAATATCTGGTGGTTATGAAGGTTTAGACCGTGCTTCTGGCAAGCAAAAATGGACAGCGACTTCAGTCGATCTCATTTTCGGTTCTAATTCTGAACTACGTGCAGTTGCAGAAGCTTATGCGGCTGATGATAGCAAAGAGAAGTTTGTGAATGACTTTGTTGCTGCTTGGACTAAAGTGATGAATCTAGATCACTTCTAA
- a CDS encoding transglycosylase domain-containing protein produces MLSTHLYTLFTRRSFRFFIFFCLLIVISITWLTINEIQPFPSSLSLANADVRKVQLLDKNGVPLVITYQNDWNLNDIVPLHKIPQILQQIFILSEDKRFYEHHGADWQARWHATAQNLKLGRVVRGASTMTEQVVRMLHPRPRTFWSRWVEGFEAANLEKQFSKTDILEFYLNQIPYASQRRGVVQAARHYFDRDLDTLNLKEMMALSVLVRSPSRLDLRRGTREIEKPLTVLAQRLLEQGIISKIEYQTALATPLELHQPPLPIQAPHFVQHIYTSQPVDKLQNRGRLYTTIDASIQTSIQTLLDQRLSDLKKQRVSNGAVLVVDNQTANVLAWVNSGISSPNVPISFIDTVITPRQPGSTLKPLLYAMALAKGWTAATLIDDSPLAESVGAGLHNYRNYSRSHYGLLRLRDALGNSLNIPAIRTVQFVGANNFLKQLHELGMQSLTANTDFYGDGLALGNGAVTLFELVQAYTTLANNGIYRPLQVLRNNDSVSQRTVFTPEVTHLIGNILSDSDARRLEFGRGALLRFPVQTAVKTGTSTDYRDAWAIGFNHRYTVGVWFGNLTEEPMSEVSGSTGPALALRAIFAELNRYTDTQALPLSPRLVKMDICRETGLQADGHCPSRTEWFVAGTEPATEPPQWVNAPINNIRLQQPNDGLQLALDPRIPDDKEAFAFTLASPLPEGTQIDWLVNGEVVGTSAVTTPRYLWQVQRGTFVAQARLWTNEGDNPLETPAVTFYVK; encoded by the coding sequence ATGCTAAGCACACACCTATACACCTTATTTACCCGTCGTTCTTTTCGTTTTTTTATTTTCTTCTGCTTACTCATCGTTATCAGCATAACATGGCTAACTATCAACGAAATACAGCCATTTCCATCTTCTTTATCGCTGGCTAATGCAGATGTGCGTAAAGTGCAATTACTCGATAAAAATGGCGTTCCGCTGGTGATTACCTATCAAAACGACTGGAATTTAAACGATATTGTTCCACTACACAAAATCCCACAAATACTACAACAAATTTTTATCCTCTCAGAAGACAAACGTTTTTATGAACATCATGGTGCGGATTGGCAAGCACGGTGGCATGCAACCGCCCAAAATTTAAAACTAGGACGGGTAGTGCGTGGCGCAAGCACAATGACCGAACAAGTTGTGCGAATGTTACACCCACGACCACGAACATTCTGGTCACGCTGGGTAGAAGGCTTTGAAGCGGCAAATTTAGAAAAACAATTTAGCAAAACAGATATTTTAGAATTTTACTTAAATCAAATTCCTTATGCCAGCCAACGGCGTGGAGTGGTACAAGCGGCACGACATTATTTTGACCGCGATTTAGATACGCTCAATTTAAAGGAAATGATGGCCTTATCGGTACTGGTTCGCTCACCAAGTCGTTTAGACTTGCGCAGAGGAACGCGCGAGATTGAAAAACCCTTAACAGTACTTGCACAACGCCTACTAGAACAAGGAATTATCAGCAAAATAGAATATCAAACAGCACTAGCAACCCCTTTAGAATTACACCAACCGCCCCTCCCCATACAAGCCCCCCATTTTGTACAACATATTTATACAAGCCAACCCGTTGATAAACTGCAAAATCGTGGGCGATTATATACAACGATTGATGCAAGTATTCAAACATCCATTCAAACACTGTTAGACCAACGATTAAGTGACCTAAAAAAACAAAGGGTTAGCAATGGTGCAGTGCTGGTGGTCGATAATCAAACCGCAAACGTATTAGCATGGGTAAATAGCGGGATTTCTTCCCCTAACGTCCCTATCAGCTTCATCGATACGGTTATTACCCCACGTCAACCGGGTTCGACACTCAAACCACTACTGTATGCAATGGCACTCGCAAAGGGATGGACAGCCGCGACATTAATCGACGATTCCCCTTTAGCAGAATCTGTTGGTGCGGGCTTGCATAATTACCGCAACTACAGCCGTAGCCATTATGGTTTATTACGCCTGCGTGACGCGCTTGGAAACTCGCTGAATATTCCCGCCATTCGAACCGTTCAATTTGTTGGTGCAAATAATTTTCTAAAGCAACTGCATGAATTAGGAATGCAAAGTTTAACCGCTAACACAGATTTTTATGGTGATGGCTTAGCATTGGGTAATGGTGCAGTCACTTTATTTGAACTAGTACAAGCCTATACCACATTAGCAAACAACGGTATTTATAGACCTTTACAAGTATTACGGAATAATGATTCCGTTTCTCAACGAACAGTTTTTACCCCAGAAGTAACGCATCTAATCGGTAATATTTTGTCAGATTCTGATGCAAGACGGCTAGAATTTGGGCGTGGAGCATTATTACGTTTTCCCGTACAAACAGCAGTAAAGACAGGCACTTCAACAGATTACCGAGATGCGTGGGCAATTGGCTTTAACCATCGCTACACCGTTGGCGTTTGGTTTGGTAATTTGACAGAAGAACCCATGAGCGAAGTGTCAGGCTCAACAGGACCCGCGCTGGCATTACGCGCAATTTTTGCAGAATTAAATCGTTATACCGATACACAAGCCCTGCCATTAAGCCCGCGCTTGGTAAAAATGGATATTTGCCGAGAAACAGGCTTACAAGCAGATGGACATTGTCCAAGTCGGACAGAATGGTTTGTTGCAGGCACTGAACCCGCAACCGAACCGCCACAATGGGTCAACGCGCCAATCAACAACATTCGTTTGCAACAACCGAATGATGGTTTGCAATTAGCCCTAGACCCCCGTATTCCTGATGATAAAGAAGCCTTTGCTTTTACTTTAGCAAGCCCATTGCCCGAAGGAACACAAATAGATTGGTTAGTTAATGGTGAAGTCGTTGGCACAAGTGCTGTAACAACTCCCCGTTATCTTTGGCAAGTACAACGTGGAACATTTGTCGCACAAGCGCGTTTATGGACGAATGAGGGCGATAATCCATTAGAAACACCTGCTGTGACGTTTTATGTAAAATAA
- a CDS encoding HipA domain-containing protein translates to MIELIICYQQNRIGLLQYEPSTDNFTVRYTDEWNKQGFPLSPTIPLKKTSSGNPVKTFIENLLPEGNARVELSRFSGVSQQSFFTLLKTIGKESTGAFKFVTDDCQTEETRFIEIPPDILQNRIKARESQSLMIWDGKPRLSISGIQQKLPVVKLNDKFGFGEGSLASTHILKFAKPHTNLILNEYISMKLAASCGLKVATVDILDFGGEAVLSVQRFDRVIKDKAVARLHIIDACQALGVFSSHKYEWPLGHERDVADIRDGVSFKKLFAISESCKIPFRAKQHIIQWLIFNLLIKNADAHGKNISFFINQSGIEITPFYDLINIGLHKEYDQNLAMAIGDTYIHEKLNILDFKDLCDDCDIHLSIMKNILYQLTEGIAQKLDDIAKPINPLFYHKDFIEQYKQSVLENIAFLKARF, encoded by the coding sequence ATGATTGAACTTATTATTTGTTATCAACAAAATAGAATAGGTCTATTACAGTACGAGCCTAGTACCGATAATTTCACCGTGCGTTATACGGATGAGTGGAATAAACAAGGGTTTCCACTATCACCAACTATTCCTTTAAAAAAAACGAGTTCTGGTAATCCCGTAAAAACATTTATAGAAAACCTATTGCCAGAAGGCAACGCACGGGTTGAACTCTCTCGATTTTCAGGCGTGTCTCAACAGAGCTTCTTTACGTTACTTAAAACGATTGGTAAAGAATCCACGGGTGCGTTTAAGTTTGTTACCGATGATTGTCAAACTGAGGAAACTCGTTTTATAGAAATACCGCCCGATATACTTCAAAACAGAATCAAAGCGCGAGAATCTCAAAGTTTAATGATATGGGATGGCAAGCCACGCCTTAGCATCTCGGGCATACAACAAAAATTACCCGTTGTAAAACTAAACGACAAATTTGGTTTTGGCGAGGGTTCACTTGCTTCAACACACATTTTAAAGTTTGCGAAACCACACACCAACCTTATTTTAAATGAATATATTAGTATGAAGTTAGCTGCATCTTGTGGCTTAAAGGTCGCAACAGTAGATATTTTAGATTTTGGGGGGGAAGCCGTCCTTTCTGTTCAACGATTTGATAGAGTTATTAAAGATAAGGCGGTGGCACGACTCCATATTATTGATGCTTGCCAAGCCTTAGGAGTTTTTTCTTCACATAAATATGAATGGCCTCTAGGACATGAAAGAGATGTTGCTGATATTAGAGATGGTGTATCTTTCAAAAAATTATTTGCAATATCTGAAAGTTGTAAAATCCCCTTTCGCGCAAAACAGCATATTATCCAATGGCTTATTTTTAATCTCCTCATTAAAAATGCAGATGCACATGGAAAGAACATTTCTTTTTTTATCAATCAATCAGGCATAGAAATAACGCCGTTTTATGACTTAATTAATATAGGGTTACATAAAGAATATGACCAGAATTTAGCAATGGCAATAGGCGATACTTATATCCATGAAAAATTAAACATCCTAGATTTTAAAGATTTATGCGATGACTGTGATATTCATTTATCAATCATGAAAAATATTCTTTATCAATTAACCGAAGGAATAGCGCAAAAATTAGATGATATTGCTAAACCTATTAATCCATTGTTTTACCACAAAGATTTTATTGAACAATATAAACAATCCGTTTTAGAAAATATTGCTTTTTTAAAAGCGAGATTTTAA